From a region of the Daphnia pulicaria isolate SC F1-1A chromosome 1, SC_F0-13Bv2, whole genome shotgun sequence genome:
- the LOC124323392 gene encoding uncharacterized protein LOC124323392 → MAGAAVDFFEFQACDGTIYLPWPVPDTIKCSLCKIGKYSSRSRVQDSVRHMFAKHDARVAPMYTCNSCDHETSDVVIARRHEKGCGALDESITVEGTTIMGNEVTLMYPGGPCRCPLCKWHTKGEGTVAFQSIEHHLFRVHGLTTVRRWQCRKCEANGDGYFIKTHYKTHLTETPKPYSPTVPLLPLPPNISNREFFRIINLELSTTSCHTPTVASRRNTPNNTEGEGTSPVPSSSSPASPVSSSSSSSASNTSKDLSTQRSSPSTPNIISENSEFLDSSISSFNSPSSSKSSNNNDSSYESPASSPSQLGRLVAPGDAVCPLEAFRSVWGVRIEACNTVQCLDSTLTKCSAEWLKLSATPEDSTSSQKRPPPPKKPPDAHRKRSQNRQQQRIRRSKQTQNDQKSKIQRLFSLYPRRAVRKILEEESTGYSGTKETATAFLKKTYCQPGPSQEQVESARAQFDHCDWKQTTDDDIRLLSAPPSLSEIKLKLGKAANTAPGRDGLEYRHLRSLDGNGELLATIYQAVWSLGIPACWKTSRTVPIFKKGDPSDYGNFRPISLLPTMYKIFSGIISSRIMATATRLGWISPEQKGFLPGVRGIQEHTHILHTVIEQAKQSKRKLVIAWLDLTNAFGSIPHPILNSLFESLPIPDELRRILTDIYSNNIMDFAVGQDSVQIHPTAGVRQGDPLSSVVFNLAAEPIIRTVKSNNNGFAVYQSRVSTSSYADDIAIAGSSVSEIQGTLNATENTATSLGLRFNPKKCTSLTLINGKSSVDNPLKLGDSQIRALAEDEQENYLGTPLGSRLTFRPTTSLLGNLIKIGDSGLAPWQKLEVYRSVLLPSLSHHLASGRVEKRSLYDLDVACRDFLRKVACVPMSANTAFFYSDRRVGGLGVLPLTDEADIWTLARALQLLDSKDKNVSEVAMAQLEETIKLGYGRNEVPFPLPINEYLAGSMEKGLGAIRHGGASMNLWTRARKASGCLKRIRIDVSGEEYSKVIADDISTISIKAVRGLRTAMRQRWTSRLLSAQQGKTATGLALDMAKENAGLLSCRTPLSFQEWHFLHKARLGILPVRGLMAEETEKLGHTVSVNLAVDNSGLRPDLVVTSTNPPIIIDVTVPLSSADGLEKAQARKIEKYKHLGVVLPLVVGSLGSWLPSNDEICLALGFSGRKWQSLKKKMKLLAIQGTTQIIAKHLAYQTEASDPEPEEEEAEEGASPPSSSN, encoded by the exons ATGGCAGGGGCAGCTGTGGACTTCTTCGAGTTCCAAGCTTGTGATGGAACTATTTACCTACCTTGGCCTGTGCCCGATACGATTAAGTGCTCTCTCTGCAAAATCGGAAAATACTCGTCAAGATCACGAGTCCAAGATTCGGTCAGGCACATGTTCGCTAAACATGACGCGAGAGTTGCTCCCATGTACACATGCAATTCGTGCGATCACGAGACCAGCGATGTTGTCATTGCTAGAAGGCATGAGAAAGGTTGTGGTGCACTTGATGAGAGCATCACTGTGGAAGGAACCACAATTATGGGTAATGAAGTCACGCTCATGTATCCAGGTGGCCCATGCCGATGCCCCTTATGCAAGTGGCACACAAAGGGTGAGGGAACAGTCGCTTTCCAGTCCATTGAACATCATCTGTTTAGAGTACATGGTCTCACTACAGTCCGCAGATGGCAATGTAGGAAATGCGAGGCAAATGGAGATGGATACTTCATTAAAACGCATTACAAAACACATCTAACAGAGACGCCAAAACCGTATTCTCCAACTGTtcccctcctccccctcccTCCTAACATTTCTAATAGAGAGTTTTTCAGAATTATCAATCTTGAACTGTCAACCACCTCTTGTCACACCCCAACTGTTGCTTCGAGACGCAATACTCCGAACAACACAGAAGGAGAGGGGACCTCACCCGTCCCCTCCTCTTCCTCTCCAGCTTCTccagtttcatcttcttcttcttcttctgcatcAAACACCTCCAAAGACTTGTCCACTCAACGCTCGAGTCCTTCTACTCCAAACATAATCTCAGAAAACAGTGAATTCCTTGACTCatcaatttcctctttcaattcTCCGTCTTCATCAAAATCTTCCAACAACAATGATTCCTCTTACGAATCTCCAGCCTCATCTCCCAGCCAGCTTGGTAGATTGGTAGCTCCCGGAGACGCGGTGTGTCCACTAGAGGCGTTTAGGAGTGTTTGGGGCGTTAGGATAGAGGCTTGCAACACGGTACAGTGCCTCGACTCCACCCTCACTAAGTGCAGTGCCGAGTGGCTAAAACTTTCTGCCACACCGGAAGACTCGACCTCTTCTCAGAAACGACCGCCCCCTCCAAAGAAGCCACCAGACGCCCACCGAAAGCGAAGCCAAAACCGCCAGCAACAAAGAATCAGAAGATccaaacaaacccaaaacgaccaaaagagcaaaattcaacgtctattttctttgtatCCCCGCAGGGctgtcaggaaaattctcgaagaAGAATCAACTGGATATTctggaacaaaagaaacagcgactgcatttttgaaaaaaacctaCTGTCAGCCAGGTCCTTCTCAGGAGCAAGTGGAGTCAGCCCGTGCTCAATTCGACCACTGTGATTGGAAACAGACGACCGATGACGACATCAGGCTACTCTCAGCTCCCCCCAGTCTTAGCGAAATCAAGCTTAAACTCGGTAAAGCTGCTAACACTGCTCCAGGAAGGGATGGCCTTGAATATCGCCACCTCCGGTCTCTTGACGGTAATGGCGAGCTCCTAGCAACCATTTACCAGGCGGTGTGGTCTCTGGGTATCCCAGCCTGCTGGAAAACATCTCGAACCGTCCCTATCTTCAAGAAAGGAGATCCCTCTGATTATGGGAACTTCCGGCCAATATCCTTACTACCAACCATGTACAAGATATTTTCGGGTATAATATCGTCCAGGATAATGGCCACCGCCACGAGACTAGGATGGATTTCTCCAGAACAAAAGGGATTCCTTCCAGGAGTTAGGGGTATCCAAGAGCACACCCACATACTCCACACTGTGATTGAGCAGGCGAaacagtcaaaaaggaagcTGGTGATTGCTTGGCTCGATCTCACCAACGCATTCGGATCAATACCTCATCCGATACTGAACAGCCTGTTCGAAAGCCTCCCGATACCAGACGAACTTCGCCGCATTCTGACCGATATCTACTCAAACAACATCATGGACTTTGCCGTCGGACAAGACTCAGTTCAAATCCATCCAACAGCCGGAGTCCGACAAGGAGATCCATTAAGCAGCGTCGTCTTCAATCTGGCGGCAGAACCGATCATCAGGACagtaaaatcaaacaacaacggGTTCGCAGTCTACCAGTCAAGAGTGTCCACTTCGTCCTACGCAGACGACATTGCCATCGCAGGATCTTCAGTCAGCGAAATCCAGGGAACTCTCAATGCCACCGAGAACACGGCAACCTCACTCGGCTTGAGAtttaatcctaaaaaatgcaCGTCACTCACACTCATTAACGGCAAATCTTCTGTAGATAACCCACTGAAACTTGGAGACTCCCAAATAAGGGCCCTAGCCGAGGACGAACAGGAAAACTATCTAGGGACTCCACTAGGCTCACGACTAACCTTCCGACCCACCACGTCACTTCTCGGAAATTTGATAAAGATTGGCGACTCCGGTTTGGCTCCCTGGCAAAAGCTGGAAGTGTACAGAAGTGTACTACTCCCATCACTTTCCCACCACCTCGCATCGGGAAGAGTCGAGAAAAGATCCCTCTACGACCTGGACGTCGCCTGCAGAGATTTTCTTCGCAAGGTAGCCTGTGTCCCTATGTCCGCTAACACTGCTTTTTTCTACTCAGATCGCCGCGTGGGAGGACTTGGAGTTCTCCCCCTCACAGACGAGGCTGACATTTGGACCCTGGCAAGAGCACTGCAACTCCTAGATAGCAAAGACAAGAACGTcagtgaagtggcaatggcacaACTAGAAGAaaccatcaaattgggatacgGCAGGAACGAGGTCCCTTTTCCACTTCCTATTAACGAGTACTTGGCAGGTTCCATGGAAAAGGGACTTGGAGCAATCCGACATGGAGGAGCATCGATGAACCTTTGGACCCGCGCAAGGAAGGCCTCGGGCTGTTTGAAGAGGATAAGGATTGATGTATCCGGCGAAGAGTACAGCAAAGTTATCGCCGATGACATCTCCACAATCTCCATCAAGGCAGTCAGAGGACTCCGAACCGCGATGAGGCAAAGGTGGACCAGTAGACTCCTGTCAGCTCAACAAGGAAAGACGGCAACCGGATTAGCTCTTGACATGGCCAAGGAGAACGCAGGTCTCTTATCATGCCGAACGCCACTGTCCTTCCAGGAATGGCACTTTCTACACAAGGCTAGACTAGGGATACTGCCAGTCCGAG GACTGATGGCGGAGGAAACGGAGAAACTTGGCCACACCGTCTCCGTCAACCTCGCCGTGGACAACTCCGGACTCAGACCAGACCTGGTGGTCACTTCCACCAACCCTCCCATCATCATCGACGTCACGGTTCCACTCAGCAGCGCGGATGGACTCGAGAAGGCACAGGcaaggaaaattgaaaagtacAAACACCTTGGTGTGGTACTCCCTCTCGTGGTTGGTTCACTAGGGTCCTGGCTCCCAAGCAACGATGAGATATGTCTTGCCCTGGGATTCTCGGGTAGAAAATGGCAGAGcctcaagaagaagatgaaactacTGGCCATCCAAGGAACAACCCAAATCATAGCCAAACACCTGGCATACCAGACCGAAGCAAGTGATCCcgaacccgaagaagaagaagcagaagaggGCGCAAGTCCTCCCTCTTCCTCAAACTAA